From the Fulvia fulva chromosome 2, complete sequence genome, one window contains:
- a CDS encoding Enhancer of mRNA-decapping protein 3, producing the protein MANPVGLTVCVKLQQATNNIVYGVVHEIVPNSHLTLHNVVFPGSSTRFDHWTVQASAISDLQVVQPEAVPHPPPAHIPIQSPSLPYPPSSNNHHSPYPPPPGFGSPAMHQQQLPQPPFAPQSAPAPIQQIMAEVNGGGRQPPAPTELPSARPPTPTRSSATFVDPAILSYGNASPVQKRAASRSEEMHTPVKSMLARAAQNLPSPGSPFIGDITKANVAQKLAAAGRKQSGASPQPPAVPIASKPVENMLPTSTAQDASQPELNGKKKIRRGQKSKKQPATPGEAADPPPVMNSEVSRNGNNMSGAVRRGKGWRSTPLLQQTQATASPSDQTNPKKSRRRQKEEMEVLGDTTGIEDMGDFDFEGELRKFDKKQVFDEIRQGDTTADEDRLVSHNRVHRPGTYGGKNLHPTENVLSPKVQPVYNSNELESSSDADTELQLANGRSSSKHSVSRNVFSKTKPSRQNSGQVDVNHARPHPLTASMSSDRNLNRSATSLTNRAKATSLAASSPRPDGERANSPLSAVSKTRPANAVPEPPMDAPYFAIQPQGTACPTLLPKALENLEAATVSTYGLSYDAITENAARAVAEAALHLSELHGGIRRPSRTNTLRGSMTASTTLTNPNELTAVVVLAGNHELGAIAMAAARQLLGRNVKIIAAESLYENADTQDPQAKAQIAMLRRMARGGAKIKRGLWRKASAHIKNLSGPPAVIIDALLAGSSYDSLLSSNAAHSTSAQKETREMIDWANRSRAPVLSIACPTGVSGIDGHSTIVEGEPLAVRPDKVLALGAPMQGLLKACEGGERWDISLADIGINIALKSEEAVAFGGSWTVDLKYVDDDAAA; encoded by the exons ATGGCCAATCCAGTCGGGCTGACAGTCTGCGTCAAGCTCCAGCAAGCCACCAACAACATCGTCTACGGAGTGGTGCACGAGATCGTTCCCAACAGTCACTTAACACTGCACAATGTCGTCTTCCCTGGCTCGAGCACGCGGTTCGACCACTGGACGGTGCAGGCTTCCGCCATAAGTGACCTCCAGGTTGTTCAGCCAGAAGCAG TACCGCACCCTCCGCCAGCACACATACCCATCCAGTCCCCTTCACTTCCGTACCCTCCGAGCTCCAACAACCACCACTCTCCCTATCCTCCCCCACCGGGCTTTGGCTCTCCAGCAATGCACCAGCAGCAACTGCCTCAGCCGCCGTTCGCTCCGCAGTCTGCCCCCGCGCCCATACAGCAGATCATGGCGGAGGTCAATGGCGGAGGGCGACAACCTCCGGCTCCCACTGAGCTACCATCAGCGAGACCACCCACGCCGACACGATCATCTGCGACATTTGTCGACCCAGCAATTCTCAGCTACGGCAATGCCTCGCCAGTGCAGAAAAGAGCCGCGTCTAGGTCAGAAGAGATGCACACCCCAGTCAAGTCAATGCTAGCAAGAGCCGCCCAGAACCTTCCAAGTCCAGGCTCACCTTTCATCGGCGACATCACCAAGGCAAATGTTGCACAAAAGCTAGCAGCTGCGGGCAGAAAGCAATCCGGAGCTTCTCCTCAGCCACCTGCCGTCCCCATCGCCAGCAAGCCAGTGGAGAACATGCTGCCTACAAGCACTGCACAAGATGCATCACAACCTGAGCTCAACGGGAAGAAGAAGATCAGACGTGGTCAGAAGTCTAAGAAGCAGCCTGCCACTCCTGGTGAGGCCGCAGACCCGCCTCCAGTCATGAACTCTGAGGTCTCGAGAAATGGAAATAATATGAGTGGAGCAGTGAGACGAGGCAAAGGATGGCGTAGTACTCCACTCCTGCAGCAGACTCAAGCTACTGCAAGCCCTTCGGATCAGACCAACCCCAAGAAGAGCAGGCGACGACAAAAGGAAGAGATGGAAGTGCTTGGAGACACGACAGGCATTGAAGACATGGGCGACTTCGACTTCGAAGGCGAGCTTAGAAAGTTCGACAAGAAGCAGGTGTTTGACGAGATTCGACAAGGCGATACGACTGCCGATGAGGACCGGCTGGTCAGCCATAACAGAGTACACCGACCAGGGACTTACGGCGGCAAGAATCTGCATCCCACGGAGAACGTCTTGTCTCCTAAGGTGCAGCCAGTCTATAACAGCAATGAGCTGGAAAGTTCGAGTGATGCCGATACCGAACTACAGCTAGCAAACGGACGATCGTCATCGAAGCACTCAGTCTCGCGGAACGTCTTTTCGAAGACGAAGCCGAGCCGTCAAAACAGCGGCCAGGTCGACGTCAATCACGCGAGACCACACCCACTCACGGCATCTATGTCATCGGACAG AAATTTAAATCGATCGGCTACCTCGCTCACCAACAGAGCCAAAGCGACGTCCTTGGCTGCCTCATCGCCTCGTCCAGATGGTGAGCGTGCGAACTCGCCTCTGTCGGCAGTGTCCAAGACCCGACCAGCAAACGCCGTTCCCGAGCCCCCGATGGATGCGCCATACTTTGCCATACAACCACAAGGCACCGCCTGTCCAACATTGTTGCCGAAAGCTTTGGAGAACCTGGAAGCCGCCACAGTGTCCACATACGGCTTGTCGTACGATGCGATTACCGAGAATGCAGCTCGTGCTGTGGCGGAGGCAGCATTGCACCTCTCAGAACTGCATGGCGGCATTCGAAGGCCATCTCGGACCAATACCTTGCGAGGCAGTATGACTGCCAGTACGACCTTGACCAATCCAAACGAGCTTACAGCGGTGGTAGTGCTTGCAGGCAACCACGAACTCGGCGCAATAGCAATGGCAGCTGCAAGACAGCTTCTGGGCAGGAACGTTAAGATCATCGCCGCCGAGAGCCTTTACGAGAACGCAGACACTCAGGACCCGCAAGCGAAAGCTCAGATCGCAATGCTTCGCAGAATGGCTCGAGGTGGTGCCAAGATCAAGCGCGGTCTATGGCGAAAAGCATCGGCCCACATCAAGAACCTATCTGGACCGCCGGCTGTCATCATCGATGCATTACTCGCGGGGTCGTCCTACGACTCGCTGCTCAGCTCGAATGCTGCGCACAGCACAAGCGCGCAGAAGGAGACGAGGGAGATGATCGACTGGGCGAATCGGAGTCGTGCACCTGTGCTCTCCATCGCGTGTCCTACTGGTGTGTCCGGTATTGATGGACACTCAACAATCGTGGAGGGCGAGCCGCTTGCGGTTCGGCCCGACAAAGTTCTGGCTCTTGGTGCGCCTATGCAAGGTCTTCTAAAAGCTTGTGAGGGTGGTGAGAGGTGGGATATCAGTCTTGCAGACATTGGGATCAATATTGCGCTCAAGAGCGAAGAGGCGGTGGCGTTTGGCGGGTCTTGGACGGTTGATCTGAAG
- a CDS encoding Short-chain dehydrogenase/reductase VdtF — protein sequence MAPTNKVTDLFRVDGLVAVITGGGSGLGLHAARALDQNGAKAVYIVGRREETLKEAAKTGVNGTIKYIVGDVTDKASLKKVADQVKQEQGFINLLFANSGVSGPNHGRAAFPDDGSKPSVKQFADALLKNSAEDYTQVQHVNNTGVFLTALTFLELLDAGNKKRNVPQDSQILVTSSIAGFSRQLAHSFAYSSSKAAVTHLVKMLATIFSQLGYKIRANVIAPGLYPSEMTQAGVSKLDKFGGVQGHQAFEDAHVMPKERSPAERTGSEEDFAATVLFYASRAGAYLNGEAMITDGGRLSQLPATY from the exons ATGGCACCAACTAACAAAGTCACCGACCTCTTCCGCGTCGACGGCCTCGTCGCCGTAATCACCGGCGGAGGTAGTGGTCTAGGTCTACACGCTGCGAGGGCGCTTGACCAGAATGGAGCCAAGGCCGTCTACATTGTAGGGCGACGCGAGGAGACTCTCAAGGAAGCTGCCAAGACTGGCGTCAATGGGACCATCAAATACATTGTCGGTGATGTCACAGATAAAGCGTCCCTGAAGAAGGTAGCGGACCAAGTCAAGCAAGAACAAGGCTTCATCAACCTCCTCTTCGCCAACTCTGGCGTTTCCGGTCCGAATCATGGCAGAGCCGCCTTCCCCGATGATGGTAGCAAGCCAAGCGTCAAGCAGTTCGCCGATGCCCTGCTGAAGAACTCCGCCGAAGATTACACCCAGGTCCAGCACGTCAACAATACCGGCGTCTTCCTGACAGCCTTGACGTTCCTGGAACTTCTGGACGCCGGCAATAAGAAGCGCAACGTACCTCAAGACTCCCAGATCCTGGTCACATCCTCCATAGCAGGCTTCTCACGACAGCTAGCACACAGCTTCGCATACTCTAGTTCCAAAGCAGCCGTGACGCATCTGGTGAAGATGCTGGCCACGATTTTCTCTCAGTTGGGTTACAAAATTAGGGCGAACGTGATCGCTCCTGGCCTCTATCCTTCGGAGATGACGCAAGCGGGTGTCAGCAAGCTTGACAAGTTCGGTGGTGTCCAGGGTCATCAAGCGTTCGAAGACGCGCACGTCATGCCGAAGGAACGATCCCCGGCAGAGAGGACAGGTAGCGAGGAGGACTTTGCTGCGACTGTGTTGTTCTATGCCAGTAGAGCTGGAGCTTATTTGAACGGAGAGGCGATGATTACG GACGGAGGCAGACTGTCGCAGCTGCCGGCGACCTATTAG
- a CDS encoding Potassium transport protein 1 encodes MITIDTACVELSRSGNAEFSSLPQPIRYIAGINSGVSVRNAGFAAVPVDMLHPPFVFIQMAMMFIQAYPVVIIMRNTNLYLERQLGVYKEDMTHTDLLRKDTHPSWTRLLARHFKCELGYVFLRAQLRQLVARDGALVFCATLLICILELYFRKDPERPVDMLECVKITFEVVSAYGNVGLSYGLVGTVASLCAGWHPSSSLILCIVMIRGKQRGLLVALDHAQPDPIGDVVQSAEGHFEEVEAMERERRQSHANVMNAEAEGETA; translated from the exons ATGATCACCATCGACACCGCCTGCGTCGAGCTCTCGCGCTCCGGGAATGCGGAGTTCTCCTCCCTACCACAGCCAATACGATACATAGCGGGAATCAACTCCGGTGTCTCGGTCCGCAACGCAGGCTTCGCGGCAGTGCCGGTCGATATGCTCCACCCGCCTTTCGTGTTCATCCAAATGGCGATGATGTTCATCCAGGCGTATCCCGTTGTGATCATTATGCGGAATACAAACCTTTACCTGGAGCGACAGCTTGGGGTGTACAAAGAAGACATGACACATACAGATCTTTTGCGGAAAGACACACATCCAAGTTGGACGCGGTTGCTAGCGAGACATTTCAAGTGCGAGCTGGGATACGTTTTTCTGCGGGCGCAGCTGAGGCAGTTGGTCGCCCGGGACGGCGCACTGGTCTTCTGTGCTACGCTGCTGATCTGTATTTTGGAGCTGTATTTCCGCAAGGATCCGGAACGGCCGGTCGACATGCTGGAGTGTGTCAAGATCACGTTCGAGGTCGTGTCGGCTTATGGGAACGTCGGGTTGTCGTATGGATTGGTGGGGACGGTTGCTAG TCTATGCGCAGGCTGGCACCCGTCGAGTTCACTGATCCTATGCATTGTCATGATCAGAGGCAAGCAGCGAGGCCTGCTCGTCGCGCTCGATCATGCTCAACCTGACCCTATAGGTGATGTTGTGCAATCGGCCGAGGGACATTTCGAAGAAGTTGAAGCAATGGAGAGGGAAAGACGGCAGTCGCATGCAAACGTTATGAATGCGGAGGCAGAGGGCGAGACAGCTTAG
- a CDS encoding Orotidine 5'-phosphate decarboxylase encodes MARHITLTQSYGERSEQGNLTPLAAYLLQLIHTKRTNLCVSADVTTTSELLKIAEEVGDHICILKTHADIITDFGERTIRGLNDVARRKHFVVFEDRKFGDIGNTVQQQYVGGPLQIVRWAPIVNCHIFPGPAVITALSQAAQKAIASYNTSVSTEIRASPATSVADGAEEEESSEEESEDEEDSDYDHNIRKQSVVSVSTTISMKSEALSPAPGSRPSISRVTSDDGEIDDPAALAALGPPPYYRSLLILAQMSSANNFFTPEYTAACLKHARENFEFVMGFIAQKGMNEKPEDNFITMTPGVQLQAGGDGLGQQYNTPQKVIGEAGSDIIIVGRGIIAAADRKAAALEYRKQGWEAYRERTRAARQQRR; translated from the exons ATGGCCCGCCACATCACCCTAACCCAATCCTACGGCGAGCGCTCCGAACAAGGCAACCTCACGCCCCTCGCCGCCTACCTGCTCCAACTGATCCACACAAAACGCACCAACCTCTGCGTCTCCGCCGATGTCACGACGACCAGCGAGCTCTTGAAGATTGCAGAGGAGGTGGGAGATCACATATGCATCTTGAAGACACATGCGGATATTATCACGGATTTTGGAGAGAGGACGATCAGGGGCCTGAATGATGTGGCCCGGAGGAAGCATTTTGTCGTGTTTGAGGATAGGAAGTTTGGGGATATTGGGAATACGGTGCAGCAGCAGTATGTGGGAGGACCGTTGCAGATCGTGAGGTG GGCACCAATCGTCAATTGCCACATCTTCCCAGGTCCAGCCGTAATCACAGCTCTTTCACAAGCAGCACAGAAGGCCATCGCGTCATACAACACATCAGTCTCTACGGAAATTCGAGCGTCTCCGGCAACGTCAGTAGCAGACGGAGcagaagaagaagagagcAGCGAAGAAGAGAGCGAGGACGAGGAGGACAGCGATTACGACCACAACATCAGAAAGCAGTCTGTGGTATCTGTCAGCACGACCATCAGCATGAAGAGTGAAGCACTCAGCCCAGCACCAGGATCGAGGCCTTCGATTTCGAGAGTGACCTCGGATGACGGCGAGATTGACGATCCAGCAGCTCTGGCAGCACTCGGTCCACCGCCTTACTATCGATCCCTACTCATTCTGGCTCAGATGTCGTCCGCCAACAACTTCTTCACACCAGAGTACACAGCCGCCTGCTTGAAGCACGCACGCGAGAACTTCGAGTTTGTCATGGGCTTCATCGCCCAAAAAGGCATGAACGAGAAGCCGGAAGACAACTTCATTACCATGACACCAGGCGTACAACTTCAAGCTGGTGGCGACGGCCTAGGCCAACAGTACAACACTCCCCAGAAAGTCATTGGTGAAGCGGGTAGTGATATTATCATCGTGGGACGCGGCATTATTGCTGCAGCGGATCGCAAGGCAGCTGCTCTCGAGTATCGCAAACAGGGATGGGAGGCGTATCGCGAGAGGACACGGGCCGCCAGACAGCAGAGGCGATAG
- a CDS encoding Iron transport multicopper oxidase fetC: protein MARTVAAMAALAGLATSATVTHDFNITWVNRNPDGQMERPVIGINGEWPIPVLNFTKGDNVVINMNNQLGNQSTSLHFHGLFQNGTNEMDGPVGVTQCDVPSGSTFTYNFTVDQPGTYWYHSHSRGQYPDGLRGQFVVYDPDSPYTDMYDKELSITLSDWYHDEMPGLIKKFMSVENPTGAEPVPNSALMNETQNFKLAVEPGMRYFFRMTNVAAFAGQYFWIEGHSLTIIEVDGVYTEPAEAEMIYITAAQRYGFIVTAKNDASANFAMVGSMDTDLFDAFSPDLQYNVTGWLVYDEQKPLPEPALLDSWDAQYDDVDLVPQDGMEVLGHVDYSFNLNLSMNNLGDGANYAWFNDITYVRPKVPTLYSALTTGTFADNATVYGRDTNSFVLQHNQIIEIVLNNNDPGKHPFHLHGHNFQVVYRSPDEWGNYDANNHTDFPEKPMRRDTVWVRPNGNFVIRFRADNPGIWLFHCHLEWHLASGLIATMVEAPLEIQKSITVPQQHYDVCAAAATPTAGNAAANTVDALDLDGQALSKAPLPSGFTAKGIVALVFSCIAAFLGMAVIAWYGAAPLSAAEMAQTRRFVANACGSTT, encoded by the exons ATGGCTCGAACGGTGGCAGCCATGGCCgcgctggcaggtctcgCTACGTCGGCAACTGTCACACACGACTTCAACATCACTTGGGTGAATCGTAATCCAGATGGCCAAATGGAGAGACCTGTCATCGGTATCAATGGCGAATGGCCGATACCAGTGCTGAACTTCACGAAAGGCGACAATGTAGTTATCAACATGAACAACCAG CTTGGCAACCAAAGCACGAGCTTGCACTTCCACGGACTCTTCCAGAACGGCACGAACGAGATGGATGGTCCTGTCGGCGTAACACAATGTGATGTGCCTTCCGGATCCACCTTCACGTACAACTTCACA GTTGACCAGCCAGGCACCTACTGGTATCACTCACATAGCCGTGGCCAGTATCCAGACGGTCTCCGAGGCCAATTCGTAGTGTACGACCCAGACAGTCCCTATACGGATATGTACGACAAGGAACTCTCAATAACACTTTCGGACTGGTATCACGATGAAATGCCCGGCCTCATCAAGAAGTTCATGAGCGTGGAGAACCCAACCGGCGCAGAACCTGTACCAAACTCTGCCTTGATGAACGAGACACAGAACTTCAAGCTGGCGGTCGAGCCCGGCATGCGATACTTCTTCCGTATGACGAACGTAGCGGCATTTGCTGGTCAATACTTCTGGATCGAAGGGCACAGCCTGACCATTATCGAAGTCGACGGCGTTTATACCGAGCCTGCTGAAGCTGAGATGATATACATAACAGCCGCCCAACGTTacggattcatcgtcacgGCGAAGAATGACGCGTCTGCGAATTTTGCCATGGTCGGCAGCATGGACACTGATCTGTTCGATGCATTCTCACCCGACTTGCAGTACAATGTCACCGGCTGGCTTGTGTACGACGAGCAGAAGCCTCTTCCCGAGCCAGCTCTGCTCGATAGCTGGGATGCGCAATATGACGATGTCGACTTGGTACCGCAGGATGGCATGGAAGTCCTCGGTCATGTTGACTATTCCTTCAACCTCAATCTGTCCATGAACAACCTCGGCGACGGGGCTAACTATGCCTGGTTCAACGACATCACCTACGTAAGGCCAAAGGTACCCACGCTGTACTCCGCACTTACGACCGGCACTTTCGCGGACAATGCGACAGTCTACGGTCGGGACACCAACTCTTTCGTACTCCAGCACAATCAGATCATCGAGATTGTGCTCAACAACAACGACCCAGGCAAGCACCCGTTCCATCTCCACGGCCACAACTTCCAGGTCGTCTACCGCAGTCCCGATGAATGGGGCAACTACGATGCCAACAATCACACTGATTTCCCAGAAAAGCCCATGCGTCGAGACACTGTATGGGTCAGGCCAAATGGAAACTTCGTGATCAGATTCCGAGCTGACAACCCTGGTATCTGGCTGTTCCATTGCCATCTTG AATGGCACTTGGCTAGCGGTCTGATCGCGACAATGGTCGAAGCGCCACTCGAAATCCAGAAGAGCATCACCGTACCTCAACAACATTACGACGTCTGCGCCGCTGCCGCCACACCTACTGCCGGCAATGCCGCCGCAAACACAGTCGACGCTCTAGACCTTGACGGACAGGCATTGAGCAAAGCGCCGCTACCCTCAGGCTTCACCGCAAAAGGCATTGTCGCGCTCGTCTTCAGCTGCATTGCAGCTTTCCTCGGAATGGCAGTCATTGCATG GTACGGAGCTGCTCCGCTCTCTGCTGCAGAAATGGCACAGACTCGAAGATTCGTCGCCAACGCATGTGGTTCCACGACATGA